The Erinaceus europaeus chromosome 16, mEriEur2.1, whole genome shotgun sequence genome includes a window with the following:
- the GPR33 gene encoding probable G-protein coupled receptor 33 produces MDLINATDYWLNISTLVGNSTHFPVSAPNMVVAFLLFISFIIGTITNGLYLWVLKFKMKKTVNTHLFFHLILSYFISTLTFPFMAVTFLQDNHWSFGIVMCKIINSTLSMGMYTSVFLLSAISVDRYILTLHPVWAQLNRTPRWASSIILGVWISATVLSMPYLVFRETYKDQKGTVTCKNNYAVSTNWESKVMQTLRKQIHIACFIIRFFLGFLLPFFIITFCYGKVANKMKERGLSKSNKPFKVMMVAIISFFVCWMPYHIFQGLLVTKNQSLLLQLTLILTVISTSFNTVFSTTLYLFAGENFKRVFKNSILSLFESTFSEDLSVDRVQHLSSEAYI; encoded by the coding sequence ATGGATCTCATCAACGCTACTGATTACTGGCTTAATATCTCTACTTTAGTAGGAAATAGTACTCATTTTCCAGTTTCTGCCCCAAATATGgtagttgcttttttattgtttatatcaTTTATAATTGGTACTATCACCAATGGGCTCTATCTTTGGGTGCTAAAATTCAAGATGAAAAAGACCGttaatacacatttattttttcatctcattctttcatattttatttcaacATTGACTTTTCCATTTATGGCCGTCACCTTTCTTCAGGACAATCATTGGAGTTTTGGAATTGTCATGTGCAAGATCATTAACAGCACTTTGTCTATGGGCATGTATACCTCTGTTTTCTTACTCTCAGCCATAAGTGTGGATCGTTACATTCTGACTCTTCATCCAGTGTGGGCACAACTGAACCGAACACCACGCTGGGCTTCCAGTATCATCCTAGGAGTTTGGATCTCTGCCACTGTCCTCAGCATGCCTTATTTGGTTTTTAGAGAAACATATAAAGACCAAAAAGGAACCGTGACCTGTAAAAATAACTATGCTGTGTCTACTAACTGGGAAAGCAAGGTGATGCAAACACTACGGAAACAGATTCACATCGCCTGTTTCATCATTCGCTTCTTCTTGGGTTTCCTTCTGCCTTTCTTCATCATCACCTTTTGTTATGGAAAAGTAGCTAACAAGATGAAAGAAAGGGGACTGTCAAAATCCAATAAGCCCTTCAAAGTCATGATGGTtgctatcatttctttctttgtgtgttgGATGCCCTACCATATATTCCAAGGATTACTGGTCACAAAGAATCAGTCATTATTATTACAGTTGACTTTGATACTTACAGTGATAAGCACATCTTTCAATACTGTCTTTTCTACCACACTCTACCTGTTTGCTGGGGAGAACTTCAAAAGAGTTTTCAAGAAttccattctttctttgtttGAGTCAACATTCAGTGAGGATCTTTCTGTAGACAGGGTACAACACCTAAGTTCAGAAGCCTACATTTAA